The Erigeron canadensis isolate Cc75 chromosome 1, C_canadensis_v1, whole genome shotgun sequence genome segment CAGTTATTAACTGCATTCACATGTCCAGATGGTCATTATCAATGGAACGTAGTTCCTTTTGGATTAAAACAAGCACCCAGCATATTCCAAAGACATATGCAAAATGCTTTAAGAGGATTAGAAGATCCTTTTGGATTATAGTTTTTTCGAATTCTGAAGAAAAAcattattttcatgttttgtcagttttaaaaacaattgaaaaataTGGAATCattctttcaaagaaaaaagcaaatctttttaaaacaaagataaacttTTTGGGTCTTGAAATTGACCAAGGAACCCATTGTCCACAAAAACACATCTTAGAAAATTTGCATAAATTTTCAGATACTATTGAAGATAAAAGGCATCTTCAAAGATTCTTAGGTGTATTAACATATACGGAAGGATATATTCCTAAGCTTGCAGAGCTCAGAAAACCATTAcaaacaaaattgaaaaaagattACGTTTGGGAGTGGAAACAATCTGATACAGATTAcattaaaaagataaagaaaaacttaatCAGTTTTCCAAAACTTTATCTTCCACaaaaagaagattttcttatCATAGAAACTGATGTTTCTAATGAATTTTGGGGCGGGGTTTTAAAGGCTAAAACCacagaaaaagaagaagtatGCAAATATACTTCAGGAGCTTCAAACAAGCAGAAAGAAATTACCACAGTAATGAAAAAGAATTACTAGTGGTAAAAAAtactatttcaaaattttctatttatttaactcCGGTTAAATTTTTAGTAAGAATggataataaaaattttacttatttccttaaaacaaaaatttctGGAGATAATAAACAAGGACGTCTTGTCAGATGGCAAATGTGGTTTTCAAGATATTCCTTTGAAATTGAACATCTTGAAGGAACAAAAAATGTACTGGCAGATTGCTTAACCCGTGACTTTCAAAACGTATAAGCAATAATGCAGACACTTTTGCTATAAATAGCATTCAAAGAATCtttgaataaagaaaaagacatctattttccatttttagaaAGGGGGAATAATGGATGAGCTTAAAGCATTTCgcctaaaagaaaaaattcttTTGATCGAATTAAAAGCTATTCAAGAAAAAATAGCTCTTTATGACGAAAGTCTAACAACTGTTAATTCAGAACAGGAATCCGCAAGGACAAAATCTGAATCTATTCCCTCTCAAACGGTAAAgggtaaagaaaaagaaaatccgTTGACTCCTGTTGCTTTggaaaaaagcaaaaagaaagtTAATGAAGAACTACaatcttcatctagtccagcagcaaacggctctGGTAAAGACACaaaaaatccgttgatggctgacagtTTGCCAAAAACTGGAACGGTCTCTCTCAGACCAAGTTACACTCTACAAGAGCCCATAAACACAAACTCCAAGTATTATGTCATTTTCGAAGGCGAATACAGAGGAATTTATGAAGATTGGGGAATTGTCTCCAAATATGTTACTGGAAATTCTTTtccatataaaaaatataaaacgcTGTTACAAGCCCAACAAGAAGCTACTCGCTATTCAGCACaatttggaaagaaagaaataccATTAAAGGTAACCTTCTACTAAACCAATGATGAGCAAGTTCAAGCGATGAAGAAAAAGCTTTGTAAAAAGCTAATAGCAATGACTGAAAGTCAAATTACGATTATTGCTAAGAATCTTCAACAGAAGAAAAGTAATTCTAGTGGTCCCTCCACTAATAAAGAATCTCTTTATACGAAGGAAGAAAGATAAACCCAACACATGTAGCTGTCGATCAAGAAACGTCATGGATGacgaaagaagaaaaaattaacTCAACACATGCGGTTGTCGAGCAAAAAACGTCAGGGATGAcgtctttttatttgttttgtaataaACCACTTCCATTAAATAAGGAAGATGGATCCTTTAGTTTAATCATCCCCATTCGAAACATCCCATCCTTCACACACCCATTTCTCTCATTGTATAATATGATTACTAGTGAGTAGTTTCTCCATTAAGgagaaataatataaattgtCAAGAAGTTTCTTATCTTCGGATAAGAGACAGTTATGAAATAAGACTATCTTTTCTAGTTATCTATCTTTTTCTCtaaataattgttattgttaaaCCTGGAGACTCTGAAGCCATGATGAAGTACCGTTTAGGCAGGAGGCCGCTAGGGAAATATTGGTTGGGTTTGGTCACTAGCAGAAACAGAATTCAGAAGAATAAGAAGATATCAAGAAAAGGTATGTTACTCATAACTGTTAAAACAACTTTATATGGTAATTTACTTATTCTCCTTAAgactaaaaacttgaaaaagaaatcaaaacatataaaattgaTATGCAAACAAACATGTCCATGTTGAATTTGCAACTCATAAATTTGGCTATGCCAATAATTAAAGGTTACCTTCAAGATATGACTAAAAGTCTATCATTAAGTATGTGGTTCACCACAATTATGACTAACTCAATCTTTATGATTGTTTACGTCAAATTAAAGAAAGGTTTTATTGCCAATAAAGACTAGAAATTGTAAGACTTTGATTAAAAATGGTCTTATACTTAAAATTCCTTAAAAAGGAAATATATCGTGTTAATCAAGAGATTATTCGaaagaaaaatatgattaaAAGGTTATATGAATCTATTCATAAACAACCAATTGATAGACATGTTAATATATgtcaaataattaatttaaaactccatgtaattttattaaataaagaaatgaaACGTTTGTctctaaaaatctttttaaaaattttttataatttaatcgATTATAATGAGTTCATACATTAATTTCTTTCTCTAGAGTCTTTCCACCAAAATTGTTGTCACTAACTCACCTGTTTATAATAacatctttctttctctctctctttcacACACACACCGTCTGTGATTCAAAGACGACATTTCACTTGTCGAAATAAAGAAGCAATGTCCGGTTGGATCTCCTCCAAACTCAGGGTTGCCGAGACTCTTCTTCAGCAGGTGCTTAATCTTAATTTcccaatttatattttttatattattattatatctacaACATTAATAAAATGTTGTTCTTATtagttaataattataaaattatgatttgGGTATTCTTCAGATAGACCAGCAAGCCGCAGAATCCCTCCGGAAAAACGAGGGATCTTCGCGATCCGATGACAATATTGATAATTTAACTCATCCTCCTCCTAAGACCACAAAACCCCATAGTgacattttaaaacaaaaactcaataAGAAAATTAGAACACCCCCACCGCCCTCCGAAAATACCCAATTCGTTGATGCCACGCcgaataaaaatagtaataatgttGAAGTTTTTGTTAGTAATGATGTAAAACCTAAAACTACTACTAGTACTAGTGTTAGTTTAACGGATAGTGATTGGACGCAACTTCTTAGCGCACCACCTGCTACGACTACTACTAGTAAGAACTTTAAGGTAAAACCGAAGGAATTATCTTCCGGAAAGAGGCAGGTTCCGTCTAGTTCTAATTTGGTTGCTTTAGACAAGAAACCGAACCAGGATGCTCCTGCTAAGACTCTTGCTGACATGAGATCAAGTGATCTTGTGGTGGGCGATTCAACAGAAATGACGGAGAAAGGAAACAAGAATGATGATGTGGAAACTGAAATGCTAGTAGTAGAGGAGAAGAAACAGGATGCTGTGATTGAAAAGCGTCCTGAAATAGAACCCGCAATTAGTCCTTCTGATATGGATGTAAAAGAACGAGGAAAGAAGGAAGAAATAAGTGGAGTTCCGATTAGTTCTTCGTCTAAGAAGGCGGAAGATATGGAGAcggagtcagattcggattcggAGACTACTTCTGACTCTGAGACTGACGAAATTGAAAGGGaggagagaatgaaaaaaagggAGCAACTTCTTGCTCAGAAAGCTGCTGCTAAAGCCATTGAAGCCATTAAAGATCGTGAAAACCTCGTTGCTAGATTGGAGGGCGAGAAGCAAAGCTTAGAGAAAATTATTGATGAGAGGGCTAAACAGCAAGCACACGAGGTAatgcttttatatttttattttaatacaaggaattttttttttcttccaatttaCTACTGTTTGTAATCCATAAACTTTGGCATTACATTTATACGTATCGATGTTTTCAGTTCATAGGCGCATTGTGTAAATGTAGATGTGAATACCCAAAAAAGTGTTGGCTTTTCAACATGATTGGTTGTTGTTGTGACATTCATCTTGTTTAACCTTTTGAAGACGATTTCAGTGGCTGAGTGCCATTTTATACTTCATGTACCCGTGTACATTAGAACATATCATTGATTAAGGTATTGTTGTTTAGGGTTTAAGCTGCAGATTAGCAATATACAAaggtattgtttttttttttttttttttggtccaAGAACAATACCACAAAATTTTACCTGCTAAACCagtataaacaatttttttttggcataatagcttaattttttttgtacatgGCAATGTGGCATCATATTAATCTTTAATTTATATCTCGCCTCTGatcattttttttacctttcCAGGATGTACTGGGTTTGTTTGGCAGCTAACCAAAACCTAGGTTTTCCGACACTGAGTACCCACCATTTACAAAATTTGATttctattttaataatatttgagaAAATAGAAACCATTACAGAATTCAACTACAAAATGAACGCCACATAATgccaaaaaataacaaatggtgaaaaacaaaatgttggtTGCCAGAAAAATTGTTGGTGACCAGTTTATCTTCTTTATAACCAACACTTCTTCACCTTTGGTAATTGAAAAAGCAAGGTTTAAGTCTCTTTTAATCAAAGCCGTATGAAAAACAAAGTTCAATGTTTATGAAAGCTGGAAAATTACCAATTTC includes the following:
- the LOC122585544 gene encoding golgin candidate 2, with product MSGWISSKLRVAETLLQQIDQQAAESLRKNEGSSRSDDNIDNLTHPPPKTTKPHSDILKQKLNKKIRTPPPPSENTQFVDATPNKNSNNVEVFVSNDVKPKTTTSTSVSLTDSDWTQLLSAPPATTTTSKNFKVKPKELSSGKRQVPSSSNLVALDKKPNQDAPAKTLADMRSSDLVVGDSTEMTEKGNKNDDVETEMLVVEEKKQDAVIEKRPEIEPAISPSDMDVKERGKKEEISGVPISSSSKKAEDMETESDSDSETTSDSETDEIEREERMKKREQLLAQKAAAKAIEAIKDRENLVARLEGEKQSLEKIIDERAKQQAHEASELQMTMMETMDAVDLEKQKHNNTRMEALIKLAKLETTNAELAKSLATAQWNLEVEVKRVAELHRQIELKEASHKELASKKGSHPSGNKLTTSRGVELGYEMLEAEHTFIIDKVGQLQEKAKNLEANIQVTRKEIENPTEVEVELKRRLGQLTDHLIQKQAQVEALSSEKAMLMFRIEAVSRSLDETKSSMKTSTINDLESGGLWDSNSKFQDRIQQGQKHIGSLVRQLDSIFSTGAAFLRRNPMAKIWSFVYLVCLHFWVFYIFRSHTAVSDEAGSGAAISLENINNVGV